Below is a window of Equus quagga isolate Etosha38 chromosome 1, UCLA_HA_Equagga_1.0, whole genome shotgun sequence DNA.
aagtattgtttcGCCGTTTTGTGGCcacctatatatttttttttcttccatagcGATTTCCTGAGCCTACAGAAGGAAATCTCTTTACTGGGtcagcagagttaacagaaagtagcaggcatgcTTGAGGCTGGACAACATCtccagcttgataacatccttgCTTATCgtttaagtaagacccatctgtaaaccacattaaataatagaatgcagtcgtggtcttctccccagggtcacctgaagaatgcagtgatccagggTGGATGGGGAGCTCAGTGGGCCCCTATTGGCACCGAATTctggttcagtgtagattccaggtggtctccagtgggtttctctgaaatcctgctgtgactatgccaagaaatgtcaatacaaataatccataaacaacctataaatcaaaattagggtgagtttattctgagccaaaatgtaaGGATCATAGCCTGGATCCAAAACAAGTACATTTTTGAAGGCTGGAAAATACCACAAACATTACCAAATCTACAAAAAATAGCTGGTAcacttatataatatttttcttatatttacttATTGGAGCAGTAGGAACatattctttaatcattttttcatttgacCACATTTTTGTAGCGTTGTTTTCAATACAGAGAATAGAAAGATAGTTCAGACTTTCCTCTAGGATGATTGATTTGTTATTGACAATtacaaaagacattttcaaatataattcatTACTGGTAATGTTTTGCATACTCTTAGAGTTGTCATCAACCTTGGAGGAAAAAGCTCtattatatttctttcatatCTAAGCTGTAAGATTTCAGGGATTTCAAGTGTGTATTTGTGCCGGGGCTCATCTTGACTATTCTTTAAATCAAGGGCTGTAGGGACCACGTGGCTCCGATGCGCCCAGCAAATGATTCTGGAGCTTAAACTTCAttcacctttttgtttttctccttctgaggTGAATAAACTCTTTCTAAATCCACTTCCACAGGTGATCTTGAAGCCctcaaaaaagaaacttttgTGCTAAAGGAAGGTGTTGAATATAGAGTCAAAATTCACTTCAAAGTAAGTATCTTGTCCTGtatgtttttataaagtttagATCCTCCCTatcataagaggaaaaaaagaatcaaatttctTATGTGATCATGTTGGCATATTTttcgtttgtttcttttttcccctggatCTGAATTGTCCTCTTCCCAGCTCTGAGCTCTACCTGTTGAGACCTACCCTTACTTCCTGCTTTTCCCAGCCAGGACTCTCTCCTTGAACTCTCCATTGATCACTTAAGCCAATGGGATCCCCTCTCTGTGAACTCCTGGTACTCCCATCCATGAGGCACACACCACTCTGTATTGTACCATTTGTGTCATTTCTCCCCTACTCAGCCTGAGCACCTTGAGACAGGGAGAGATTGTATATCCCTTCTTTCAAAATGTGTCATGCAAAACTCTGTAAATGGTAGATATTTAGCGAATGTTTATtgagaaatagataaatgaataaatcaattaaCAGGCAAAGAAAATAGGACAGACATAGCCTTAGCTGTATTTCCTCAATGATTACATAAATACAGGGAGTGGGGTCCTTGGTAAATAACTGAAAATTACAGTTTAGTTGTGGAGGAGGTGAAAAGGTAAGAGCAAAACTAAACAGATAAACTGACATATCCCAATGAGCAGCCAAAATCGAGGAGAAAAGTAACCTTGACTCTGAAAATAAGTAAGCCAGAAATTCACTGTTTGCCCTTAATTGCTTATACCTGTCTTAGTTGCCCCTCATTCACATTCAGTCATATCCTCCAGGGCCTGAGCTTCACCAAGGAAGCCTCTATCCGCCCTCTCTGTTCACTCACCAGGCCCTTCTTTCCTCTGGGTGCAGGGTGTGATTCAGGGTTCATGGACAACCATTCTCCACCACATGCAAATATGCCTCCCAATAATtccattctgaaaatatttgttgatgccCACTCTGTAATAGGCACTGAACTATGGTTCACGTCCTTGTTTCCTATAGAACTGCTCTTTACTAAAGCACCTGAGAGCTTGGGGAGGTGTTGTAGCCAAATATTCCTGGAAGGGCTTACACATCAGCccagtttttaattattaatgcTACTGCCTTGTCAATTTAGTAAGACAGTTTTTATCAAATGAAACATGAAAGGTAAAGTTTGATGTGAATAAGATCAGAAGGACTAGAGCATGGGCTTCTGCTATGAAtggggaggccagggaggaatGTGGTGCTATGGGGCCTCAGCAGTCATGGTGACACACTAGGGTGATGGAGGAGGCAGGCACGGAAAGGGGTTTTCACATCCCATCCACGTCAGAGATTTGAGCTTGTGTCTAACAGGAGAAAGATCACTCTCTACATGTAACCGACATAAAGTTGAACCACCCTGTGGCCTGTCCCAGCGTAAAGCTGTAGTTAGAAGAAACATCACttcaaaatttaaattcaaaaattaTCCAAGAAAGTTTCCATTTACAACACCAGCAACACATCCTAACATCCTCTTCATCTTAGTTTCTCTCAGCATTCTTTCTCTCCCAACACTCCACAATACTCGATAAAAACTTGGCTTGAGATGGTTCTTCCAGTTTCTCccccttttccttctgcctcctaaGGAAGTGTAGTCTATCTGATTTCCATAGATCTCCCTGTTATTTATGTCACCAAGCGTCTTCCTTTTGTGGTGGGAGAGATGATGGGGAGGGGCGTGCAAGCAGGGGAAGAGAATACTAGAAACATTCATACTTTTCTTTTACCCATCTCAAACATATTTACGTTAAGTAGACCCGCAGTGCAGCCGTAGAAAAACAGGAGATCTTTGTTTTGAAGTCCTTAGTACCACTCCACCACCATTCCTGTTTTTAGGAATTTTCCCACAAGACCACATCTCCTAATAGGCCCAAGGGACCAGCTTAGAGACTTCTAGAAAGATACATTCATTTTCCTTATCCCTATGAACCACACATGGGAGTAATTAGAAAGTTTGGGTTTCATTTTGTCACAATTTTTTCAGTGACTCTGTTTTCGTTCTGTCTGCTTTTGATAGGTTTATACCACAGATTTTACTGAGTGACAGCTGAGAACCTAAGCTGGCAGTATTCATTGCTATGTTACCGCATTgccaacaaaacaaaatgtagcaTTGAGAGGTTGGTTTAATTATTCTGTCCAAAACAAAAAGGGAGCCATAATTATTCTTGTGGAGAAATTATCAGAAGatgctttaatttttcatatCGGTGAACAATTAACCAAGCCCTCCAGTTAATGACGCAACGTCCACTTTAATTTGTTTGTATAAACATGACCACTGTGTAAAATTAACAGACAACCCAGTTCAGTCCTAGGTGAAATGAATCATGGAAAAACAAAGTGCTTGGGCTGTctatattttcattctgttttagtAGATTTCCTTTGAGAGGCTTGGGAAAGTAGCAAGATCTCAGATAACATCTGAAAATGACAGACATCAGAAATACTTGCCAGACACAAATGGATTTCACCCAGTATTTACATAAGGGAAGGACGTTTTCATGTGGCCCATCTCCTCAGCTCCAGACTCAGCCACAGTTACCGTACAGCCACGACCATCTTCTCAACTTGATTTTCCATTAATGCTTTTCTCCTTGTTGCTTGTTTTTCATATGGTAGACGGATCATTTCTGAGGTTAGGATTTTCagttatttacataatattttccaTTGGTACCCTTGTAACATTTCCTAAGACAAGGATAGTCTTCTAGCTGGTAGTATGAGGGAGGGAGAGCTCAACAGCATTCTTTGGAccattgagaaagaagaaatgtacTGAAAACTATTGAGACAATGTTTTAGTTAAATACTCCCTTCTCCAAACCAAAAATCACAATATTCAATGATAAAACCAGGTTGACAACGTTGAGTCTTGTGATGTCTTctttccaatctctgcctcaCCGCCACACTAGAGCATAATAGTACacatttttatgtctgttttttgttttgtttttgtttggacTTTAGGGGggtggttttttgaggaagattagccctgatctaacatccactgccaatcctcctctttttgctgaggaagactggccctgagctaacatccatgcccatcttcctcaattttatatgtgggatgcctaccacagcgtggcttaataagtggtgggaaggtctgcgcccgggatctgaaccaggaaccccaagctgctgacgtggagtacatgaacttaaccactgcgccactggaccagccccagtaACACTTATGCTAAACTAAATCTTCAGTCCTTTCATCCTCAGAGAAGACTCAGCGAGGTAGAGTCAGcatgaaagatgaggaaaagtgATAGACCTTCATTAAACTGACCTGCTTGGATTCTTCCCACCTCCAGGTGAACAGGGATATTGTGTCGGGCCTGAAATATGTGCAGCACACCTACCGGACTGGGGTGAAAGGTAAGGGACCCAGGCTTTACACTGTCCCAAACTCTGCTTCTTACTGATAGTTAAACTTCTGGTTATCAGCAACTGTTAGTCATAGACTCGTTTAAGAATCTGCTAAAAGCTGTGGACGCTCACCCCGGGAATAGGGCACATGTATACCTCTGACCTAGATATTAACGGCAAGGTCTACATTCAGGAGACCTAGTTTAGACTGTCAGCCGCTAACCTTCAGCTTTCAGCTTCTAGAATTCAACTTTATTACTCATAAAGGGGAAGAGTCACCAAGATaagtttgaataaaataaagtacCTAAAAGCACTctcagaagtaaagaaaaaaggtaGTTCAGAGATATAAAACCTGAGTGTCAGAGAAATCCAGGCCAGGAAAGACCCATCCAATGGCACGTGCGCTTGCTGGGATGGGAGTTGGTAGCACCATGGGTTCGGGGGGTGCGGGGCTGATGGAGGTGGGGCAGCACTCAATTTcctaaacaaagaaacaagaaaaatactctTTCTAGAATTGAGAAAAGCTGTCGAATTGAAACCAACAATATAACATTACTTTAACCTACCATTGTTCTTGACAAGTTGTACCTAAACACCACATGCCTGGGGAAACTGTTCAGTTTTCTTCCGTTAATATGGGCAGGCAGAAATGAAAGGTGGAAGGCTGATGGGAGCATTTTTACAATTCCTTTTTACCTGAGGGGCTCTCTTCCCCCAGAGGTGTGAAACAGTAATGCACCAGTCAGTTCCGACAAATCAATAAGGGATGGGGAGAACTTGTCCGATAAAATTGCATGACATGGAAAACCACTCAGTTACGTAAATTCCACAGAAGATTGTTGACCTGAAAGAACTTAATTGGTCTTTCCAATACCTAGTCTCATGAAAAATAGTTCtgtttcctattttcctttggGCATAGAAACTACGTTGCGTCACCATGATGTGTCTGTAGCTGTTCCTTCAAACTTATTCAGAACACTTAACAACTATGTGTTGCCTGCCTGTCTATCCACCTAGATGTATTTATACTTTCTAATTCcctatgatttttaatatatgccCCAACTATTCACCTTTTAATATCTTTGGTTGTCTATTTTAACCCTTTGTCCCagttatttacttcttttttttttcttaccaaattATTGATTATCCCCTTTTATCCAATTATTCCAATCATGAATTCTGTTCATTCTGATCATCAGATATTACCTTGTCTCCCCTAATTAGTATGTTCATAGAATGATAGTTTGTAGATAGAAGACCCTTGAAGTTtattatatatagaaagaaacagaagcccCAAAATATCATATGACTTAGGTAGCTACAGAGCTGAGACCAGAACTCAGGTGTCAACTAGTTTGGGATTTTTTGTGGTATAATCCCTACATCTCCATAAAAGAGTCTTGATCCCCATCCATTTAGGGCACTGATTCCCCAACTTTCCTGATATTCAGAATCAgtttgatgctttttaaaaacattatttcttaaaacccACAGCAGATTACTGAAACATAGTCTCTGACACTGGGTCAAAAgaacctgtatttttaaaaggtactccaataaaaatttttttaaagaaaaaaaagatgcccCAGGTACATCTGATGTTTAGTCAGACTTGGAAACTGTTGCTCCTGGCTTTGTTCACTGTAAACTGTGCTCCAAATTCTCCAGGTTgcagtgtttgtttttcctctctcagACTCTTACCCGAAtgaacttttctttcttcctagtgGATAAGGCAACATTTATGGTTGGTAGCTACGGGCCTCGGCCAGAGGAGTATGAGTTCCTGACTCCAACTGAGGAGGCTCCCAAGGGCATGCTGGCCCGAGGCACTTACCACAACAAGTCCTTCTTCACCGATGACGACAAGCATGACCACCTCACCTGGGAGTGGAACCTGTCCATTAAGAAGGAGTGGACAGAATGAGTCTGCCTGCCCATCCCTTTCCTTACCCATGCCCCGTGGAAGAATCCTCTCAGTCGGTTCACCACCCTGTCCCTCCTCCCTGTTCACAGCTGGGTCCCTTCTCCAATGCTCCTCACATTCTCTTGTTGATGCATCTTATCCCACATTGTCTCTCAAAGTGGTCTCTAGCACAAGATGCTTAAAACCCAGGCTTAATCCTGCCCGCTGCCTCTGATCCCCCACCATGGCCAGATCTTTGAAGTTCGCCAACTCAATACacaatcatttaatattttctcctcttatttccATTTGAGCAACTAGAGACCAGGAAATGGGCAAACTATCACTAACAGTCCTTTTGCCTTGGGTTCCAGTAGCTCATTCCCATGCCTAGATTCTTCTGTGGTTGCTGCTGGCTCAATGAAGGTCCCTAATCATATTCCCTGTCAGTTGGGGTTCTTCTTTTCTGGGAGACACTGTAAACAGCACAAGAGAGTAAATAAAACAGTTGTACAATCCGACTGAGACCCTCATTTACCTGCTTTCTTCCTTCGAACAGATATGGTAATTGGATGGTTCACATTCACAAGTTTCCTCAGGGGGCTGGTGGTGGGGCACAGGAGAGGAGGTATCTACATCAGTGGGAACAGTTTGATCCCTTTGTTCCAGTGTGATGGGCAATGAACATTCAGAATATGAACGGTAGAAAAATctcaacttattttattttatagtattatCATATGTAAGTTTCTTCTAAGCTTGAGACCTGTATGTCCCACTGCCTGTGGGAATCTCTTGGATTTCGGCAAACATCTGTGGGCCAAAGCAGACACTGTTTCTCTCCTGCTGAAGATTTTTCAATGGATTTCCATCACctacaaaataaaactgaagctCCTGCGCTTAGTGTATAAGGCCCCCTGCGATCTGGCCCCAGCACGCCTTCCTGTCCATATTTACCATTCCCTTCCCTTCGTAATACTCAATTACTAATAAAGCTCTCACATGTGACATTAGCATCTCTGGGCTTTGGCTTTTCACACGAAACTCTCCACCTTTGTTACCTGGTGATATTTTATTTACCCAGGCCCCTACTTAGGCATCCCTTGCAGGAAGAAAGCCTTTACTGAACCTCACCATTGGCCTGAATGCCCTTAGGCTGTACTCTCACAGCACCCTATgagtttctcaatttttttaccACCTTCCTTTTTATGTTTCAGTGATCTGTTATTTGTCCATCTCTCACTTTAACAATCtaagctgggagagaggctggaTCAGATCATAGTTAACTTTTTATTCCTAGTGCTTAGGTCAATACCTagcatagaatatattttttttatttaaatcaactGACCTGACTTTCTTCTGGTTGGTTATGTTCTGAGGCCCTGTCACTGAACTTGGTCTTTTATCTCAGAAGTTGAAGGTCCCCCTAGAGCCAGCTGCAAAGTTCCCAGAGCACTAATAACACCACAGCCAATTAACCACAGAGCAGGCTGCCCCGCGTCAGTATCCCAAAACACCACGTCCAGGGCTCCGAGCAGGAGCAGGAGAACAATGGAAGCCGCCCGGTCCAGATGCCTGTTTCTGTTACTGCTCTTCACCTGCGAGCTGTCCCCAGAGGTTGCTGCAGAAGTTCAGGAATCctcaggtaaaagaaaaaagcacttgGGTGACCACAGGGTGAAAGCTTTGttaggagaagggaagggaacacGGGAGTACTCTGGGTACTTTCCTCCAAACCCAGAAAACTTTCCAGGAAATGCCAGTTAAAGACCTGTGTTGCCTAGTGGAGAAGAGGGAAGTCTGCCTTTATCCTTCAGAGAGAGGCCACCAGGTGGGGTCATCTTCCACGTTAGTGGAAAAATAAAGCCTTGGAATGGTAACCGCACCCCTAGATCTCCTTGACCTTGGTATTAAGAGAAAAAGTAGAGATGCCCTCATTATTTAGAGCTGCCGCTTCTCTGCTCGGTACCCAAAcaccttctgcctctctctgactctctgtctctgtctagATGGTGCCGGTGGCTCCCAGGAAGCTGTGTGGCTCACAGACGTCCCAGCTGCCATGGAATTCATCACTGCTGCTGAGGTGGCTGTCATAGGCTTCTTCCAGGTTTGTCCAGATACTCCACTTTCTATTCCCCCAGAGAACCAGAAATGGTCTACCTCAGGGAGCCAGCACAGTCACCTGCTGGCCAGGTGACATGCATTAGAGGCCAAAGGGCACAGAGTCTGCTTTCAGCTGGTCAGTCGAGATCTCTCAATTTCTAGACATTCCCAGTCTCTCTGAATTATCTTTCTTATACTTGCTTCAAGATTTCAGAGGCTGCCGACTGGGTCTCCTCATCTACGGATGATATAAGCTTAAGTCAATATCTGGATTGCTGAGGCAGGGGCTGGAATAAACCCAAATTCTATCGTCCAGACACACATTAGTCAATAGTTATTTCTGTCTAAAACCTTACCAAATGGGTAgcccctccttcttctttctctttgtctgctCTGATATGTTGAAAAAAGATGGCATTTTGTATATTAAAAGTATTAGCCTCCATCTTCCAGAATGGCTGCCTGGCTAATAAAAGGAGCCGTAAATGAGAGAGCATCCTTCCAgcctctttatctttctctggaGACAACATCCGGGGATTCTCACAGCTGATCAAGCCCCGACTCTCTCCTTGCAAACCTTCTTGTCTGTTTCCATTGATTAATTCCATTCACCATCACCCTGTCAATTCTGTACACACAGTCAGAAGTAGCTGCGATGAGATggaagagggggaaggaagaCAAGGGAGCACATTTTTTAGTGATGAGCGATCTCTAAACAAAAACAGCCGCCCTCAGGAAGGCAAGGGGTGGCAAGAAAGTGGAATTAGAATGCAATAACATAAACAGCCACCAGATGCCGCCACTAGATCCCTGAGCAAGTCCATTCTAAGGAGCagaacacaaaaagagaaagccTAGATCGACAAGTGTTCATAGCCTCAAATGAACTCCACACACCCTTTCAGATGAACTCCTTCCGCTTGACCCCAGATGCAAGTGGCCTTgcagcttcttttctctttagacaTTTCCTCCTTTAGCCCAGAGAGGTGTCAGGGAAGAATACATTCACTCCCAATTATTGCCTGGAGCTGGTGCCGGCTAAGTTCCCGTGATAGCAGGGAAAATGATGCCAGCTTGCTGCAGAAGGACTGGAATCATCACTCAGAAGTGACTTCCCTGTTCCCAACTGCCACCTGGGTTCCAGAGTTACAGCAACACATGAACAGTATCTTCATGGACAATAGCTCACAGTGGAAGGAGCAGGACTATTCTTCCATGTCCTGCACAAACCTTTGTTAATAAAACTTCTAAGcttccattttaaatttcttttttttaaaggtgtcctttttggtgaagaagattggccctgagctaacatctgttgctgatcttcctgtttttaatttttttcctccccaaaaccccagtacatagttgtatgtcctcgttgtaagtccttctagttcttctatgtaggatgtcaccacagcatggcttgatgagcagtgtgtatgtccgcacACACGGGATCCAAATCGGGGAACTCTGGGCCACAGAGGTGGAGTGCACAAAATTACCACtatgccaggggccagcccctattttaatttctttattcttttaatttttttactgtttattcttttcttggcCCTTTTGACAGCacctattttttacttttgcatttcttctttcctccctaagTTGTTCCCAAAACATTTGCCTCCTGGGCTATATTAATGATGATGCAGCCCAACTCTGCAGGCCTCTATGATTTTGAGGTTCCCCTCAGCTATTAATAAACTTCAAGTTCTATGGTAAGGAGTGCTAGGCTTAGCCACAATTTTCTAGTTACCTATTAACCCACCCAGCCTGGAAAATTCAACAATGCCATTGCAAATTTAGCCTGTGTTCTCAGCAGTAAATATTTCACTGGATAATAAATCAAGTCTATGATTTCTGATATGAGTGAGCACATTtctattctctattctgtttctatgtgtCTCTCATCTAAAATAacttctgtggggtttttttttcctcttgtttttagGATTTAGAAATACCAGCAGTGTCCATATTCCGTAGTATGGTGCAAGATTTCCAAGACGTGTCATTTGGAATCAGCACTGATTCTGAGGTTCTGGCTCACTACAACGTCACTGGGAATGCCATTTTCCTCTTTCGGCTGGTGAGTTAGGTGGGCAGCTCAAGGCTTCTCCCAGTTGTTCCTTAGGTTGTGGATTCACAAACTTGTGAGACTAGAAAAGAGTCTATGTCGTTAACACTAATGATGATGCCAGAGTCAGGGACAATGATGGCAAGGATGACGGCTCAGCTCAAGCTTCCCAAACAGATACTGTCATGAAATGGGAAGAGGACTGAACTGAGAATCAGGAGACGAGATTTGTAGCACTGCTTTGTCACTTACCAGCCATGTgacttgggcaggtcacttaacaTTTTTCAGCTTCAATTCtttcacctataaaataaaaagatttgacCATTTCATTCTAAGGTCATTTTGagctctaaaattttatatttttatatctttgggAGTTCACTTACATTTATCAAGCATAGATTAAACAACTACTGTCTGCCTTATGCAAGatattgataataaaaatataagtatattcTCCTCTCtcatagcttttaaaatatagcagAGATTGTAAACATAATCTACAAGTATCTATAATACAAAGAGCATCACTATGGATAAAGTATTATAAGGGTTTAAAGGATAAAGGCAGTGTAGGAATTCTGATAAAAAAGTTGATGAAGGAGACAACTGAACTGGGATTTAAAGGACAGACAAAATTTGGGCAAAGTGGAGGAGAATTCATGGCCAaggtgggaaaaaaaattaaacttaggAAAGAGTGATCAGGCCTATTTGACTGGATCTCAGGGTACATGTTTTGGGGAAatgaatataaaacagaaaagctTGATTGGAAGCATattgtggagaaatttgaataccAGCTTAATGGGTTTGCACTTAATTTAGTTGACACTGGAAAACCCCTAAAGCCTTTACACCCGGGGAGTAACATGAACAGGAATGTGTTTTAGCAAGATTATTTGGCAGCAATGGGTAAGATGTATTGTTAGGCAAAAAGACAAGAGTAAAGAGAACTTTTGTTAGGCTGACAAAACAGATCATGTACTAAGAGTCTGTAGCAGAAAGAGAGCAATAGAAAGTGAAGAAAGGCAGGTCCTGCAAGGATATCAAAACTACGGAAAGGAGGCCAAGTTTCAAGCGAGGGTAACTAGGAATAGTGAGGGCACATACAGAAAGAGGGATTTACGGTGATTTCGTCAGTTGTTGAGCTTTTATTGTTGGTGGAATATCAAGGTAAAGATGACCAAAGTCCACTGGAAATGAGAAACTAAGCAAGAGATAAAGTTTGAAGATTTCTGGACTGAATGTCCTTCCTCTTCTAGCCTCCAACCTCTCTATCTCGTTCACTTCTCATCCAAACCTCTTTTAAATGTGCTCTATATTCAGTGTCTCCAACTCTCTTTAAGCTCTTAAATGCACTGCTATCTAGTTTATGCTCCATCAGTCCATTAAAACTGCTGCCATCCCGGTCAGCATGGCTTCCGTATTTCCAAATCCAATGAACGCACATTAGGTCTTATTTTACCAGACGTTCCTGCCATATTTGACACTGTTGAccactcttttctctttaatattctctctttccttgacCTCGAGCAGCCTTCGACTCCTggccctcctcttcttttcttagtctCCGTGAgaccttctcttcctccatctacACTACTGCCTGACCCAATGCTCTTCTCAATCTAGGTTATAGAATCCATGCtcaatggaggcagagactgttCGTTCACTACTTCAACCACAAAGACTGAAAAAGTGGTGCCTGTCAGGGGCttgccctgtggcctagtggttaaattcagcacactctactctggctgcctgggtttggttcccaggtgccaacctgcaccactcatcagtgtccatgctgtggcagcaacccacttacaaaatagaggaaggttgatacagctgttagctcagggtgaatcatcctcagcaaaagaaaaaaaaaagtgcctgcCATGTAGTGGGTGCTCgttaagtgtttgttgaataaatgaatatgtaaatgaatgaatgaattaattaattaatgtgtaATCCTTAGGTAATATAATTCTTTCTCATATTTGACTATTATCTGTTGCTGAGGATTTGGAATGTTTTACCTCTAGCTTCGACCCCTCTCATGATTCAAATGCTTGCTGGATATAACTCTTTGGATACTCTCAAAAGCGCTACAATCTTAACATGCTCAAAACTGAATTTATCATCTGCACCTACTGAATCATGTACTATTCTTGAATCATGAATAGTGTATCGTTCAATAAAATGATACACTATTTTATCGAATGACTATGTTCATTCAGTCTGTAATTTTTGCCAATTGTACTCTATCTTATTGAACCTATATTTTCCTCCACTCTTTCTACTTCATTTCTCATTTAGACTCAGCATCTTTGGCATAAACAATTTCAAAAGCTTCTTAATTGATCTCCCTTTACTACTTCATATCCAATTTCTAGATTGGTATCAAAATGAtggatttaaaatggaaatttgacCATGGCACTCCtttcttaaaaattcttcaaTATTCCCCATTTCTTACAAGATCAAAAGGATGATATTTAAACATATAGTGTTTTATGACCTGGCAACTACCTGCTTTTC
It encodes the following:
- the ARHGDIB gene encoding rho GDP-dissociation inhibitor 2, whose amino-acid sequence is MTEKAPEPHLEEDDDELDGKLNYKPPPQKSLKELQEMDKDDESLTKYKKTLLGDGPVVSDPTAPNVTVTRLTLVCESAPGPITMDLTGDLEALKKETFVLKEGVEYRVKIHFKVNRDIVSGLKYVQHTYRTGVKVDKATFMVGSYGPRPEEYEFLTPTEEAPKGMLARGTYHNKSFFTDDDKHDHLTWEWNLSIKKEWTE